In Desulforhopalus sp., a single window of DNA contains:
- a CDS encoding TetR/AcrR family transcriptional regulator, whose product MPKKSKKAEIIDTATILFATKGFTNTSMTEVASLTGIVGATIFYHFKTKEDLFVSVLENVKTGLIEAFSLYFQEELFPSGLERLLGAIAYHLHLSETKKEWFLLLRRHYTHELAAVNPTCRKHLEAVYTCLIEIFEKALTIGQEDGSIGPLAAKKTALIILAMVDGIIQLENNNLYNAGTLYSELLASCRRMVENKQ is encoded by the coding sequence ATGCCAAAGAAGTCAAAAAAAGCCGAGATCATCGATACCGCCACCATCCTCTTTGCCACCAAGGGCTTTACCAACACCTCGATGACCGAGGTGGCCAGCCTCACCGGCATTGTCGGGGCAACGATCTTCTACCATTTCAAAACCAAAGAGGACCTTTTCGTCTCGGTGCTGGAAAACGTCAAAACCGGGCTCATCGAGGCATTCTCCCTCTATTTCCAGGAAGAGCTCTTTCCTTCCGGCCTGGAAAGGCTGCTCGGTGCAATAGCCTATCATCTCCATCTTTCAGAAACCAAAAAAGAATGGTTCCTCCTTTTGCGCCGGCATTATACCCACGAACTGGCGGCGGTAAATCCCACCTGCCGCAAACATCTGGAGGCTGTTTATACCTGTCTGATCGAGATCTTTGAAAAGGCTTTGACCATCGGCCAAGAGGATGGCTCGATCGGGCCCCTGGCAGCGAAGAAGACCGCCCTGATCATCCTCGCCATGGTTGATGGGATTATTCAATTGGAAAACAACAATTTATACAATGCAGGCACGCTATACAGCGAACTCTTGGCGTCCTGCCGGAGAATGGTGGAAAACAAACAATAA
- a CDS encoding histone deacetylase has protein sequence MPRAPHKTGLILFPAFDWCISPSHPEREERLLYTRDQIIEEGLEDVENIVFFNPELATFHDINRVHHCVPSAEKLLTESHLISAGGTLRAARAVMSKEVEKAFAIVRPPGHHAMQTVFGDRGFCVINIEAIMVEYIRRHYGIRKIAIIDTDCHHGDGTQDIFYNDPDTLFISMHQDGRTLYPGSGFLHETGGPAAEGYTINIPLPPNTCDEGFDMVMERVVMPVLHEFQPELIINSAGQDNHYTDPITNMNFTAQGYARLNRLLNPDICVLEGGYSIEGALPYTNLGIILAMAGMDFSQVREPDYDPSQFIQAPDMTRYIEAICDKALAVWAKRGPRRREAEQRRVVTKQKEIFYDTTGFHVRENTAHHLCPHCPGFSEITATGRNTHLHAFTVPFNACRHCQDTAKDTFAATMPVPGTLIALQDRIADIYETK, from the coding sequence ATGCCCCGTGCCCCGCATAAAACCGGATTAATCCTGTTTCCGGCCTTCGACTGGTGCATCAGCCCAAGCCATCCGGAGCGCGAGGAACGCCTTCTTTACACCAGGGACCAAATCATCGAAGAGGGCCTTGAGGATGTCGAAAACATCGTATTTTTCAATCCCGAGCTGGCCACCTTTCACGATATCAACCGCGTCCATCACTGCGTGCCGTCGGCGGAGAAACTGCTCACCGAATCCCACCTCATCTCGGCCGGAGGCACCCTGCGCGCCGCCCGGGCGGTCATGAGCAAGGAGGTGGAGAAGGCCTTTGCCATCGTCCGCCCGCCCGGCCATCATGCCATGCAGACGGTCTTTGGCGACCGCGGCTTCTGTGTCATCAACATTGAAGCAATCATGGTGGAATATATCCGCCGCCACTACGGAATTCGCAAAATCGCCATCATCGATACCGACTGCCACCACGGCGACGGCACCCAGGATATCTTCTACAACGACCCCGACACCCTGTTCATCTCGATGCATCAAGACGGCCGGACCCTCTACCCCGGCAGCGGTTTTCTCCATGAAACCGGCGGCCCGGCAGCGGAAGGCTACACCATCAATATCCCCTTGCCGCCGAACACCTGCGACGAAGGCTTTGACATGGTCATGGAACGGGTGGTCATGCCGGTACTCCATGAATTCCAACCGGAGTTGATCATCAATTCCGCCGGCCAGGACAACCACTATACCGACCCGATCACCAACATGAACTTCACCGCCCAGGGCTATGCCCGGCTCAACCGGCTGCTCAACCCGGATATCTGCGTCCTGGAAGGCGGCTACTCCATTGAGGGCGCCCTGCCCTACACCAATCTCGGCATCATCCTGGCGATGGCCGGCATGGATTTTTCCCAGGTCCGGGAGCCGGACTACGACCCGAGCCAATTCATTCAAGCCCCTGATATGACCCGCTATATCGAGGCCATCTGTGACAAGGCCCTGGCGGTATGGGCCAAACGGGGCCCGAGAAGACGTGAGGCCGAACAGCGGCGAGTCGTCACCAAACAGAAAGAAATCTTTTACGACACCACCGGTTTTCATGTCCGGGAAAATACTGCCCACCACCTTTGTCCCCACTGTCCCGGCTTTTCGGAGATCACAGCCACCGGCCGGAATACCCACCTGCACGCCTTCACCGTGCCCTTCAACGCCTGCAGACACTGTCAGGACACAGCCAAAGACACTTTCGCCGCCACCATGCCGGTGCCCGGCACCCTTATTGCCCTCCAGGACCGGATAGCCGATATCTACGAAACCAAATAA
- a CDS encoding hydantoinase/oxoprolinase family protein codes for MIIGIDVGGTHADAVLLDGDMVVAKDKVCVQGRHLSEVIISLLEGLVSPESRGSLKRIHLSSTLCTNAIVTGSLDPVGMLVQAGPGMNPDFFSKSCPTWFLDGVIDHRGHILRDPDPAKIADAANTLHREGISSIGIACKFSHRNNLHEKQIAGQLAGRFRHITMGHRISGLPNFPRRVYSTWLNAALASRFNAFKAALEQGIKHLGITCPCHVLKADGGTMPFSRASEFPCESIHSGPSASVMGCLALSAQADDAILLDIGGTTTDIALLVDGAPLLEPYGTLIAGRPTLIRALKTVSIGLGGDSRVTWQDGAFHIGPEHQGISMAAGGTAPTPTDAMVVLGKLAIGSRQKAAMAMLALCPQEPPDYTASLLLEAFVERIRQAVEELIEEVFSRPVYTVAALLHRRRIQPKQIVAIGGPAEALQSFIQEALFLPCIVPANYEVANALGAARARLTFQATLYADTGDKRLSIPEISCLETITPHFTMTDAETRLQTAIAGMVSEMGMPSCPEIDFLERLEMNCVRGFKTAGKILTLKAQIRPGLTSI; via the coding sequence ATGATTATCGGGATAGATGTTGGCGGAACCCATGCCGATGCGGTGCTCCTTGATGGCGACATGGTGGTGGCCAAGGACAAGGTCTGTGTCCAAGGCAGGCATCTCAGCGAAGTCATCATCAGCCTTCTGGAAGGCCTGGTATCGCCGGAAAGCCGCGGCAGCCTTAAGCGGATTCACCTGAGCAGCACCCTCTGCACCAATGCCATCGTCACCGGCTCCCTCGATCCGGTCGGCATGCTGGTCCAGGCCGGACCGGGGATGAATCCCGATTTTTTCTCGAAAAGCTGCCCGACCTGGTTCCTTGATGGCGTCATTGATCACCGCGGTCATATCCTCCGCGACCCGGACCCGGCAAAGATCGCCGACGCAGCAAACACCCTGCACCGCGAGGGCATTTCCTCCATCGGTATCGCCTGTAAGTTTTCCCATCGCAACAATCTCCACGAAAAACAAATCGCCGGGCAACTAGCCGGACGCTTTCGCCACATCACCATGGGCCACCGCATCTCCGGTCTTCCCAATTTCCCCCGCCGGGTGTACTCGACCTGGCTGAACGCCGCCCTGGCCTCCCGGTTCAACGCCTTCAAGGCCGCCCTGGAACAGGGCATCAAGCACCTGGGTATCACCTGTCCCTGCCATGTCCTGAAGGCCGACGGCGGCACTATGCCCTTCTCCCGGGCAAGCGAGTTTCCCTGCGAAAGCATTCACTCTGGTCCATCGGCAAGCGTTATGGGCTGTCTGGCCCTCTCCGCCCAAGCGGACGATGCGATCCTCCTTGATATCGGCGGAACAACCACGGACATCGCCCTGCTCGTCGACGGTGCCCCCCTGCTCGAGCCCTACGGCACCCTGATCGCCGGGCGGCCCACCCTGATCCGGGCACTGAAAACCGTCAGCATCGGCCTCGGCGGCGACAGCAGGGTCACCTGGCAGGACGGCGCCTTTCATATCGGGCCGGAGCATCAGGGTATCTCAATGGCCGCCGGCGGCACGGCGCCGACGCCGACCGACGCCATGGTCGTCCTCGGCAAGCTGGCCATCGGTTCACGGCAAAAGGCGGCGATGGCGATGCTTGCCCTTTGTCCGCAGGAGCCGCCCGATTACACGGCAAGCCTGCTCCTTGAGGCCTTTGTCGAACGCATCCGCCAGGCGGTCGAAGAGCTCATCGAAGAGGTGTTCAGCCGGCCGGTGTATACGGTCGCCGCCCTCCTCCATCGCCGACGCATCCAGCCCAAGCAGATCGTCGCCATCGGCGGCCCGGCCGAGGCCCTCCAGTCCTTCATTCAGGAGGCGCTGTTTCTGCCCTGTATAGTCCCCGCCAATTACGAGGTCGCCAACGCCCTCGGCGCCGCCCGGGCTCGCTTGACCTTCCAGGCAACCCTGTATGCCGATACCGGCGACAAGCGTCTGAGTATTCCAGAAATCTCCTGTCTGGAGACCATAACTCCACATTTCACCATGACCGATGCCGAGACTCGTCTGCAAACCGCTATTGCCGGCATGGTGAGTGAAATGGGCATGCCGTCCTGTCCGGAGATTGATTTTCTCGAAAGACTGGAGATGAACTGCGTGCGCGGTTTCAAGACAGCGGGAAAGATCCTGACCCTTAAGGCCCAGATCAGGCCGGGCCTTACCTCCATCTAA
- a CDS encoding GGDEF domain-containing protein: MPESLPKQVNEFVAAARQPFSYNILKNHYIWFGVLWGLPIPLVSIWMHSHFLGMQVAGGELLGEIVGSPLHWFFLAHPPVFGVVFGILGTIRNEKEKKISEMVGQLQELSVHDPLTGLKNRRYFVEVFYDECARSLRRGEALTLLFLDLDHFKRVNDNHGHHFGDLALQETSRFLKKQCRPYDTVVRWGGEEFIILLRATDELTALNFSERIRQGIEAELHSNLPFTMTISIGVAQYQNNDTLEELTDRADKALYHAKQTGRNKVIPWSMLSAESNL; the protein is encoded by the coding sequence ATGCCAGAATCTCTCCCCAAACAGGTTAATGAGTTTGTCGCGGCGGCGCGACAGCCCTTTAGCTATAACATCCTGAAAAATCACTATATTTGGTTCGGGGTGCTGTGGGGCTTGCCTATTCCTCTGGTAAGTATCTGGATGCACAGTCATTTTCTTGGGATGCAGGTTGCTGGTGGGGAACTGCTGGGAGAAATTGTCGGCAGTCCGCTGCATTGGTTTTTTCTTGCTCATCCCCCCGTTTTTGGGGTGGTTTTCGGTATCCTTGGTACGATTCGAAACGAAAAAGAGAAGAAAATCAGTGAGATGGTTGGTCAACTGCAGGAGTTGTCGGTCCATGATCCACTGACCGGACTGAAAAACCGCCGGTATTTCGTCGAGGTCTTTTACGATGAATGTGCCCGCAGCCTGCGGCGGGGTGAGGCGCTGACCCTGCTGTTCCTCGATCTCGACCACTTCAAAAGGGTCAACGACAACCATGGCCATCATTTCGGTGATCTGGCCCTGCAGGAAACCAGCAGGTTTCTGAAGAAGCAGTGCCGGCCCTACGATACGGTCGTCCGCTGGGGCGGGGAGGAATTCATTATTCTTCTCAGAGCAACCGATGAATTGACCGCTCTCAACTTTTCCGAACGGATCAGGCAGGGTATCGAGGCGGAATTGCATAGCAATCTGCCATTTACCATGACCATCTCCATCGGCGTTGCCCAATATCAGAATAACGATACCCTCGAAGAACTCACCGACCGGGCCGACAAGGCCCTGTATCACGCCAAACAAACCGGCCGTAACAAGGTCATCCCCTGGAGTATGCTCTCCGCTGAGTCAAATTTGTAG
- a CDS encoding PEP-CTERM sorting domain-containing protein, whose translation MRKKLAITIVVLMSLVDTTTHASPLDLTALGSSGYFSGGYFVEGGSQVAGSGVISSFLRMQDAGIEEGYNSDGTQYVLDEKAGVFTHSIQLSAIPIVNIGGTDYREFLLDTNEGNKTGDNLLSLDELRIYLAGSSLASNLYDQATKTLGTLSAVYDMGASNSIQLDDSLASGSGQPNMFAYIPNELFTLNGVSNPYVYLYSKFGAQGGVFESNGGFEEWAVRAPEAPGPVPEPATMLLFGTGLVGLAAAMARRRRKI comes from the coding sequence ATGAGAAAAAAACTTGCAATCACCATCGTGGTTTTAATGAGTCTGGTTGATACAACCACCCACGCATCGCCGCTTGATCTGACAGCGCTTGGGAGTAGCGGATATTTCAGTGGAGGATATTTCGTTGAAGGTGGCAGCCAAGTTGCGGGATCGGGTGTTATCTCCTCATTCCTGCGGATGCAGGATGCCGGGATAGAGGAGGGGTATAATAGCGACGGCACTCAGTATGTCCTTGATGAGAAAGCTGGGGTGTTTACCCATTCCATCCAATTAAGCGCCATTCCAATAGTCAACATTGGCGGGACAGACTATCGGGAATTTCTCCTTGACACCAATGAAGGCAATAAGACAGGAGACAATCTACTCTCTCTTGACGAACTGAGGATCTATTTGGCGGGGAGTAGTCTCGCAAGCAACTTGTATGACCAGGCCACGAAGACGCTCGGTACCCTGTCTGCTGTTTATGATATGGGGGCAAGTAACTCTATCCAGCTTGATGATAGTCTCGCATCTGGAAGCGGCCAGCCCAACATGTTCGCCTATATCCCCAATGAACTCTTTACTTTGAATGGTGTGAGCAATCCTTATGTATACCTCTATTCAAAATTTGGCGCTCAAGGTGGGGTGTTTGAATCCAATGGAGGCTTTGAGGAATGGGCCGTTCGCGCTCCCGAAGCGCCTGGTCCTGTCCCGGAGCCAGCAACCATGTTGCTCTTTGGCACCGGTCTTGTTGGTTTGGCGGCTGCGATGGCCAGGAGGCGAAGGAAAATTTAA